In Mycobacterium sp. MS1601, the following are encoded in one genomic region:
- a CDS encoding DUF2694 family protein, giving the protein MINNDNLPLSEQAFLARTRDDAVLVRNAVKGHILGVQLEPKAMRDPMFELAQRIVACADVAYLQGQVALREQMENAKLDPVCYADFPTQGDLSAARDRLRNL; this is encoded by the coding sequence TTGATCAACAATGACAACCTGCCGCTGAGCGAGCAGGCGTTCCTGGCCAGGACCCGCGACGATGCGGTCCTGGTCAGAAACGCCGTCAAGGGGCACATCCTGGGCGTTCAGCTCGAACCCAAAGCCATGCGTGACCCCATGTTTGAGTTAGCTCAGCGAATCGTGGCCTGTGCTGACGTGGCGTATCTTCAGGGGCAGGTGGCACTGCGCGAGCAGATGGAGAACGCCAAGCTCGATCCTGTCTGCTACGCAGATTTCCCCACCCAAGGGGACCTTTCCGCCGCCCGTGACCGACTGAGGAATCTGTAG
- a CDS encoding type VII secretion target, whose translation MTDPIHIDPEVMRTVANQHDDVADQIAPAREASAEILAAVNTFGPIMHQFKSAVSDLMVNRDAALLHHEHTHRSAAIGLRREAANFVTRDEINAENLRVDQQ comes from the coding sequence ATGACCGACCCGATTCATATCGACCCTGAGGTGATGCGCACCGTCGCCAACCAGCATGACGATGTCGCCGACCAGATCGCGCCCGCCCGCGAGGCCAGCGCCGAGATCCTGGCCGCGGTCAACACCTTCGGCCCGATCATGCACCAGTTCAAGTCGGCGGTGTCGGACTTGATGGTCAACCGCGACGCCGCGCTGCTCCACCACGAACACACCCACCGCAGCGCCGCGATCGGGTTGCGCCGCGAAGCGGCCAACTTCGTCACCCGCGACGAAATCAACGCAGAAAACCTCCGAGTTGATCAACAATGA
- a CDS encoding PPE domain-containing protein: MVSVDPSGLVSAAQRITAALSDLTTANPEHPPLAADPASVGAAGRLTTAGTTLASVLVEQAAGLAATAEQLANVAAGFTAKDAANATKISSLNTASEGAAVSGWAPPSPPIPPDARPVLAAPPAAPAEIISNAVHSGDPASGEAFISGWRQVAGSARDASAAVRLVADNLPDSWDSPVATDVVRGHLIKYANALETSGQRADTVAEQANRHAQEVTQARSDIPSPDAFQAMNHQLQTLAQANAQTGGMYAVPLANAVEQKAQMEAQTAQGFGGYYASTEATTAGEGDLHGDGIPDVPADEAAAAAAAGEGAGLPGEATPGEPGSQDMAGQLASMLPSMIPTVLGAAGGLLGGAMSSVMKAPESLIQAGTQAMGAATQGLSGLMQPELDDIGTEDLGLDDAPLDDMSGFGGGGGGGGMTSPASGGAPSTPPVMPSTGPNPTPPTLPTGGSLPPPVSPTMGPGGGMMPMGGMPMAGMPGGAGQGGGADERNAKPKQVVGKALPHTESVTGKVTADRIAVSTTAPDRKDDDPPPNDDAPQRSSAPLIRRITTVAPKDGA, encoded by the coding sequence ATGGTTTCTGTTGACCCGAGTGGACTGGTCTCGGCAGCGCAACGGATCACCGCAGCGCTGTCGGATCTGACGACAGCTAACCCCGAGCATCCCCCGCTGGCCGCCGATCCGGCGTCGGTGGGCGCTGCGGGCAGGCTCACCACTGCGGGAACCACCTTGGCCAGCGTCCTGGTCGAACAGGCGGCAGGGCTGGCAGCCACCGCCGAACAGCTGGCCAACGTCGCAGCAGGTTTCACCGCCAAAGACGCAGCCAACGCGACCAAAATCTCCAGCCTCAACACCGCCAGTGAGGGCGCCGCCGTGTCGGGCTGGGCGCCCCCTTCGCCACCAATCCCTCCCGACGCGCGTCCAGTGCTGGCCGCACCACCCGCCGCGCCCGCCGAGATCATCTCCAATGCGGTGCACTCCGGCGACCCCGCCAGCGGCGAAGCGTTCATTTCGGGATGGCGCCAGGTCGCCGGCTCGGCCCGCGACGCCTCAGCCGCGGTACGGCTGGTCGCCGATAATCTCCCTGACAGCTGGGATAGCCCGGTGGCCACCGACGTGGTGCGCGGGCACCTGATCAAATACGCCAATGCGTTGGAAACCTCCGGCCAGCGCGCAGATACGGTCGCTGAGCAGGCCAATCGCCATGCTCAAGAGGTCACTCAGGCGCGCAGCGACATTCCGAGCCCGGACGCGTTTCAAGCGATGAACCACCAGCTACAGACGCTGGCGCAGGCTAACGCGCAGACCGGCGGCATGTACGCGGTGCCGCTGGCCAACGCGGTGGAGCAGAAAGCTCAGATGGAGGCCCAAACCGCGCAAGGCTTCGGCGGCTACTACGCCAGCACAGAGGCCACCACCGCCGGTGAGGGTGATCTGCACGGCGACGGTATCCCCGACGTTCCCGCCGACGAGGCGGCCGCCGCGGCCGCTGCCGGGGAAGGAGCGGGTCTGCCGGGCGAAGCGACGCCGGGAGAGCCCGGGTCACAGGATATGGCCGGTCAGCTGGCCTCGATGCTTCCCAGCATGATCCCCACGGTTCTCGGGGCGGCCGGGGGACTACTGGGCGGCGCGATGTCATCGGTGATGAAGGCGCCCGAATCGCTGATTCAGGCCGGAACGCAGGCGATGGGTGCGGCTACTCAAGGGCTATCCGGGTTGATGCAACCCGAGCTCGACGACATCGGCACCGAGGACCTGGGCCTAGACGATGCGCCCTTGGACGACATGAGCGGCTTCGGCGGCGGAGGGGGCGGGGGTGGCATGACGTCGCCAGCTTCCGGCGGGGCACCGTCGACGCCGCCGGTGATGCCCTCCACCGGCCCCAACCCCACCCCGCCAACCTTGCCCACCGGCGGCTCGCTGCCTCCGCCGGTGAGCCCCACGATGGGCCCGGGCGGCGGCATGATGCCAATGGGAGGCATGCCGATGGCCGGCATGCCAGGGGGCGCAGGCCAAGGCGGCGGGGCCGACGAACGCAACGCAAAGCCCAAACAAGTTGTGGGCAAAGCTCTTCCGCACACAGAATCGGTGACCGGCAAGGTGACCGCTGACAGGATCGCAGTGTCGACAACCGCACCGGACCGCAAAGACGACGACCCACCGCCCAACGACGACGCACCTCAGCGCAGTAGCGCTCCGCTGATCCGCCGTATCACGACCGTCGCACCGAAGGACGGCGCCTAA